GAGTAACGGACGGTCTGTTCCCAAGCCCACCTTCAATTATTGTATTTATCACCGGGGATGAGGTTGGAGTTGACTTCAATTTCATTGCAGGCGATGCCACGATAGATGTAACTCTTAGGGACGGGTCAGGGATGGCTATCCCGAATATTCGCATCTTCGCGTTTTCTGATAATTTCGATATAGGAGTCGAAGAAACGACGGACGCATCGGGAATTGCCAGCTTTAACGTAGTGGGAGGAGACTGGTTTGTATTCCCCGATGAGGATGACCTACTCGAGAATTACCTTGTCCCGTTTACGGAGCATATTTTCCTCCTGCCCGGAGGAATGACTTCTATTGACATGGTTGCTCATACTGTTAATGGTACCATCACCGGAGTCACCTACCTGGACGATGTTGTGACGAGTGGTATCGTTGTAAGAGCCACGTCTGACCTCGGCTTTTCCAAAACGACGAGTGTAACAGCCGGGGTTTATTCAGTAGAGGTCTCGTCCGCTGCGGATTTCCCGAACAACGGTTATTGTGTATCAGCGTGCCACCTTTCAGGGGATCAATTCGTGGTTCAGGATTTTTCGGAAGTACAAACCGGAGAAACGAACATAGATATTCATGTCTCCTCGGCAGAGGGATATATCGAAGGTACCGTGTATGACATAGATACAGGCGATCCGGTTAGGTTCGCGGGAATCTGTGCGAGCGTTGATAATACAGAGGACATTTTTAACTGCACGGGGACTGGTCCGGGTGGGTATTACCTCCTTCCGGTTCTCAACGGAATGTATACCATGTTTGCCCTTGCGGAAGGGTTTATGCCCGATTTCGTCAGTTCGGTTTCCGTTAACAACAACACTGTCCCTGTGGATTTCTTTCTTGAGAAGGGAGCCGGATTCAGCTTGCCAGACATTCAGGCGGTCATTGACATTCCTAACGACCAAGGTAGACAGGTCCGGGTTATATGGAATGCGGCATCCATCGACTTCACTGATATTACATTCTATACATTGTGGAGACTGGTAATCGACATGGGAGAGGCTCCGCCGGCAGCTGCGCCGAGTGAGACTCAAATACTGATGTCTCAGGAACTATGGGACTACATCGATGAAATCCCGGATGTAGGATTTCCCG
The Candidatus Neomarinimicrobiota bacterium genome window above contains:
- a CDS encoding T9SS type A sorting domain-containing protein, producing MPTGFSVSGTVGGGYEDVIMFAESCIDEFCSDFGQSTQDGALATTDASGNYTLHLPTDRTGYWLVVAEDFFGVTDGLFPSPPSIIVFITGDEVGVDFNFIAGDATIDVTLRDGSGMAIPNIRIFAFSDNFDIGVEETTDASGIASFNVVGGDWFVFPDEDDLLENYLVPFTEHIFLLPGGMTSIDMVAHTVNGTITGVTYLDDVVTSGIVVRATSDLGFSKTTSVTAGVYSVEVSSAADFPNNGYCVSACHLSGDQFVVQDFSEVQTGETNIDIHVSSAEGYIEGTVYDIDTGDPVRFAGICASVDNTEDIFNCTGTGPGGYYLLPVLNGMYTMFALAEGFMPDFVSSVSVNNNTVPVDFFLEKGAGFSLPDIQAVIDIPNDQGRQVRVIWNAASIDFTDITFYTLWRLVIDMGEAPPAAAPSETQILMSQELWDYIDEIPDVGFPEYSYVAPTLGDSISPTEIWWSTFMVRAHTEFGEEFIPGFPGEGYSVDNLIPDAPSLSGMLVSAGIELTWTEIVNEEAKYYTVYRSVNGGDFQPVENTILTVYLDTDVLTDVAYTYYVTATDFANQEGLSSNVVNPALTGIDWYNTGIPEVYALDQNYPNPFNPTTRIEYQIPNSGSVSLKIYNLKGELISTLVDEEMTAGYHSVTWNGLTSSGAPISSGVYLYRIQANDFVQVRKMIMMK